Proteins co-encoded in one endosymbiont 'TC1' of Trimyema compressum genomic window:
- a CDS encoding segregation and condensation protein A, producing the protein MDYNIHLQAFDGPLDLLLHLIQKDKVNIYDIPIASITNQYLAYLKGMEKFNIEVASEFLLIASTLISIKVKMLLPKEINEETGEEDPRLELVERLLEYERYKIATAIFRELIENQGKSYFRPKDEKLYETIAKDVNPLADVLPEDLYNLITFALSRVEEKKMKPYKVQAKQITITEKINSLLKLLYEKKSIYFHDMIDEVSKSDIVVSFLALLDLFRQEKVSFLQEANFSPVKIILKEGA; encoded by the coding sequence ATGGATTACAATATTCATTTACAAGCTTTTGATGGTCCTTTAGATCTCTTGTTGCATTTAATACAAAAAGACAAGGTAAATATTTATGATATTCCTATTGCCAGTATTACAAATCAATATTTGGCTTATTTAAAAGGTATGGAAAAATTTAATATTGAGGTAGCCAGTGAGTTTTTGCTAATTGCCTCAACATTGATTTCTATTAAAGTAAAAATGCTTTTACCTAAGGAGATTAATGAGGAGACTGGAGAAGAAGATCCTCGTCTTGAATTAGTTGAACGTTTATTGGAATATGAACGCTATAAAATTGCTACTGCAATATTCCGTGAACTTATAGAAAATCAAGGTAAAAGTTATTTTCGACCAAAAGACGAGAAATTATATGAAACTATTGCCAAGGATGTTAACCCTTTAGCAGATGTTTTGCCTGAGGATTTATATAATTTGATTACATTTGCTTTAAGTCGTGTGGAAGAGAAGAAAATGAAACCTTACAAAGTACAGGCAAAACAAATTACAATAACAGAAAAAATTAATAGTCTTCTTAAATTACTTTATGAAAAAAAGAGTATTTATTTTCATGATATGATTGATGAAGTTAGTAAAAGCGATATTGTTGTGAGTTTTCTAGCTTTACTTGACTTATTTAGACAAGAGAAAGTGTCTTTTCTTCAAGAAGCTAATTTCTCACCTGTAAAAATCATATTGAAAGAAGGGGCTTAA
- the scpB gene encoding SMC-Scp complex subunit ScpB produces MLFKEDLIASLECALFVSNDPLSIETLSQLLSVNKEELIDLIESYGESLATPGRGIELKEVAGGYKLQTKKEYDSLIESIVKPQGGQLSRAALEILAIVAYKQPVTRSEVEKIRGVGVDSMFLKLVEKELIYEVGRKEVPGRPILYGTSSQFLMDLGIDSLEDLPPLEEKRVLENEDLEEVLAFDDEAMVFEKINDNKVEEQKND; encoded by the coding sequence ATGCTTTTTAAAGAGGACTTAATTGCTTCACTTGAATGCGCTTTGTTTGTTTCCAACGATCCATTGTCTATTGAAACATTATCTCAGTTACTCAGTGTAAATAAAGAAGAATTAATAGATTTAATCGAAAGTTATGGTGAGAGCTTAGCAACTCCTGGTAGAGGTATTGAATTAAAAGAAGTTGCAGGTGGGTATAAACTTCAGACAAAAAAGGAATACGATAGCTTAATTGAATCTATTGTTAAACCACAAGGTGGACAACTTAGTAGAGCAGCTCTCGAAATATTAGCAATCGTTGCTTATAAACAACCTGTTACAAGGAGTGAAGTAGAGAAAATTAGAGGCGTGGGTGTCGATAGTATGTTCTTAAAGCTAGTGGAAAAAGAACTTATTTACGAAGTTGGCAGAAAAGAAGTACCTGGTAGACCTATACTTTATGGAACAAGTTCTCAGTTTTTAATGGACTTAGGCATTGACTCTTTAGAGGATTTACCACCTTTAGAAGAAAAAAGAGTTTTAGAAAATGAAGATTTAGAAGAGGTTTTGGCTTTTGATGATGAAGCTATGGTTTTTGAAAAAATCAATGATAATAAAGTAGAGGAACAAAAAAATGACTGA
- the xerD gene encoding site-specific tyrosine recombinase XerD, with amino-acid sequence MTDMFFEDYTHYLAIEKGLADNTIENYLRDLIAFYDYAKIKYAIDENNYESIDKEVILGYFCHLKKDGKKATSQSRYIASLKSYFHFLLREKKISSDPTAILDPPKQRKTLPVILSLKEVERFLEIPDLEKPLGFRDRCMLELLYGSGLRISELISLSLTDVNLELGFIRCFGKGNKERIIPLGEIALEFIEEYIETTRPLLLKGNIREKTLFLNNRGNSMSRQGFFKILKNYGNKAGIKKEFSPHTLRHSFATHLLENGADLRSVQEMLGHSDIGTTQIYTHLTVKHIKKVYDETHPRA; translated from the coding sequence ATGACTGATATGTTCTTTGAAGATTATACTCACTATTTGGCAATTGAAAAAGGCTTAGCGGATAATACTATTGAAAATTATTTGCGGGATTTAATTGCCTTTTATGATTATGCTAAAATAAAATATGCTATAGATGAAAATAACTATGAAAGCATTGACAAAGAAGTTATTCTAGGCTATTTTTGCCATTTGAAAAAAGATGGCAAAAAAGCTACTTCACAAAGTCGGTATATTGCTTCCCTTAAAAGTTATTTTCATTTTTTATTAAGAGAAAAAAAAATTAGCAGTGATCCAACAGCTATTTTAGATCCGCCGAAACAAAGGAAGACATTACCTGTGATTTTATCTCTAAAGGAAGTGGAGAGGTTTTTAGAAATCCCTGATTTGGAAAAGCCCTTAGGTTTCAGAGATCGCTGTATGTTAGAGTTGCTTTATGGTTCTGGCTTGCGAATTAGTGAGCTTATTTCTTTGTCTCTTACTGATGTTAATTTAGAGTTAGGATTTATTCGTTGTTTTGGTAAAGGCAATAAGGAGAGAATAATCCCCTTAGGTGAAATTGCTTTAGAGTTTATTGAGGAATATATTGAAACAACAAGGCCTCTTTTATTAAAAGGAAATATACGGGAAAAAACCTTATTTTTAAATAATAGAGGCAATTCAATGAGCCGTCAAGGTTTTTTTAAAATACTAAAAAATTATGGTAATAAGGCAGGAATTAAAAAAGAATTTTCACCACATACTTTACGGCATTCATTTGCAACCCATTTACTAGAAAATGGGGCTGATTTGAGAAGTGTTCAAGAAATGCTTGGCCATTCTGATATTGGAACAACCCAAATTTACACCCATTTGACTGTTAAGCATATTAAAAAAGTCTATGATGAAACTCATCCAAGAGCTTAG
- a CDS encoding TfoX/Sxy family DNA transformation protein, whose product MLLSENGLETCLSNLFALEGAVENIRWHYLSSDRKKN is encoded by the coding sequence ATTCTTTTATCAGAAAACGGATTAGAAACTTGTTTAAGTAATTTATTTGCCCTTGAAGGTGCTGTTGAAAATATTCGATGGCATTATTTATCCAGTGATAGAAAAAAGAATTAA